From a region of the Candidatus Eisenbacteria bacterium genome:
- a CDS encoding wax ester/triacylglycerol synthase family O-acyltransferase yields the protein MAYVHAERLTALDQSFLAIEDATSHMHIGAVAIFEAAPLRNAAGGIDVDRIRTLMEAGIHRIPRYRQRLVYSPVFRHPVWVDDTRFNLAYHLRHTHLPRPGDERLLKRLAGRLMSQQLDRGKPLWEMWVVEGLEGDRFAIVTKVHHCMIDGVGSVELTGSVMRPTPDEDPRLAEPPPRWIPRPAPGPAQLFFNELCHRAAAPSAIARTIREAAQAPGALLRRASAGASGVFEAVSAGFRASSPTPLNVEIGPHRRFDWAATDLGAIREVKGRLGGTVNDVVLAVLSGALARFLYRRGVDPASLDFRAMLPVNVRAAGEHMGNRVAMIVARLPLAARDPRERLARVVAETTRAKGSHQALGMQVLEELSDRTFTTLFTEFARLAAMAQPYNIVVTNVPGPSFPVYVCGARMLACYPVVPLFQGQGLGVALFSYDGRVHWGFNADWDVLPDLHDVVDAVEQEVAALCDAAAVVRAATG from the coding sequence ATGGCCTACGTACATGCCGAACGGCTGACGGCTCTCGACCAGAGCTTTCTCGCCATCGAGGACGCGACCTCCCACATGCACATCGGTGCAGTCGCGATCTTCGAGGCGGCGCCGCTGCGGAACGCGGCCGGCGGGATCGACGTCGATCGGATCCGCACGCTCATGGAGGCCGGCATCCATCGCATCCCGCGCTACCGCCAGCGCCTCGTCTACAGCCCCGTCTTCCGCCATCCCGTCTGGGTCGACGACACCCGCTTCAACCTCGCCTACCACCTCCGGCACACGCATCTGCCGCGCCCGGGCGACGAGCGGCTCCTGAAGCGCCTCGCCGGTCGGCTGATGTCGCAGCAGCTCGATCGCGGAAAACCCCTCTGGGAGATGTGGGTCGTCGAGGGGCTCGAGGGCGATCGCTTCGCGATCGTGACCAAGGTGCATCACTGCATGATCGACGGCGTCGGCAGCGTCGAGCTGACGGGATCGGTGATGCGTCCCACGCCGGACGAGGATCCGCGCCTCGCCGAGCCGCCGCCGCGCTGGATCCCGCGCCCCGCGCCCGGACCGGCGCAGCTGTTCTTCAACGAGCTCTGCCACCGTGCCGCGGCCCCTTCCGCCATCGCGCGCACCATCCGCGAGGCGGCGCAGGCGCCGGGTGCCCTGCTGCGGCGGGCGAGCGCGGGTGCGAGCGGCGTCTTCGAAGCCGTCAGCGCGGGCTTCCGCGCCTCGTCCCCGACGCCGCTCAACGTCGAGATCGGACCGCATCGGCGCTTCGACTGGGCCGCGACCGACCTCGGCGCGATCCGCGAGGTGAAGGGGCGGCTGGGCGGCACCGTCAACGACGTCGTGCTGGCGGTGCTGTCGGGGGCGCTGGCGCGGTTCCTGTACCGCCGCGGCGTCGACCCGGCCTCGCTCGACTTCCGCGCCATGCTGCCGGTGAACGTTCGCGCCGCGGGCGAGCACATGGGCAACCGTGTCGCGATGATCGTCGCGCGGCTTCCACTCGCCGCCCGCGATCCGCGCGAGCGGCTCGCACGCGTCGTCGCCGAGACGACGCGTGCCAAGGGTTCGCATCAGGCGCTCGGCATGCAGGTGCTGGAGGAGCTGTCCGACCGCACGTTCACGACGCTCTTCACCGAGTTCGCGCGGCTCGCCGCGATGGCGCAGCCCTACAACATCGTCGTGACGAACGTGCCCGGACCGTCCTTCCCGGTCTACGTGTGCGGCGCGCGGATGCTGGCCTGCTATCCGGTGGTGCCGTTGTTCCAGGGGCAGGGGCTCGGCGTCGCGCTCTTCAGCTACGACGGCCGCGTGCACTGGGGCTTCAACGCGGATTGGGACGTCTTGCCCGATCTGCACGACGTCGTGGATGCCGTCGAGCAGGAGGTCGCAGCCTTGTGCGACGCCGCAGCCGTGGTTCGCGCCGCGACCGGATAG
- a CDS encoding DUF308 domain-containing protein — protein MSDQASSLLGGLVTGTNRVGWALVILGLVAALAPIAAGAAVIVVIGLVLLVAAALMGLWGMRAREAGRGNAGLVVAVLAAIAGLVLVFQPTAGLSLVRLLLVAWLVLSGAAEVAAAWGLRSDDDWTSMLASGVVSILMGAALWADWPISGARAIGLFVGVKLASIGGAVVRVSRRLDAAGDRVADVRTRLRST, from the coding sequence ATGAGCGACCAAGCATCGTCGTTGTTGGGCGGTCTCGTCACGGGAACGAATCGCGTCGGATGGGCGCTCGTGATCCTCGGCCTCGTCGCCGCGCTGGCGCCGATCGCCGCCGGCGCCGCGGTGATCGTCGTGATCGGGCTCGTGCTGCTCGTGGCCGCGGCGTTGATGGGGCTGTGGGGCATGCGCGCCCGGGAAGCGGGTCGCGGCAACGCGGGGCTCGTAGTCGCCGTGCTGGCCGCGATCGCGGGCCTCGTGCTGGTCTTCCAGCCGACGGCGGGCCTGTCGCTGGTACGCCTGCTGCTCGTCGCCTGGCTCGTGCTGAGCGGCGCGGCCGAGGTCGCGGCGGCGTGGGGGCTGCGCTCGGACGACGACTGGACCTCGATGCTGGCCTCGGGCGTCGTCTCGATCCTCATGGGAGCCGCCCTGTGGGCCGACTGGCCGATCTCCGGCGCCCGCGCGATCGGTCTCTTCGTCGGCGTGAAGCTCGCTTCGATCGGCGGAGCCGTGGTGCGGGTGTCGCGGCGCCTGGACGCCGCCGGCGATCGGGTCGCGGACGTCCGCACGCGCCTGCGGTCTACCTGA
- a CDS encoding dihydroorotate dehydrogenase-like protein, whose protein sequence is MIDLSTSYLGFELRSPLVLSASPLSEDLDSIRRAEDAGVAAVVLHSLFEEQLAIESHDFDHHLSHHAYSVAEALTYFPEPGAFARGPDAYLEHIRRVKAAVDVPVVASLNGVSSGGWVEFSRAIEQAGADALELNCYFVPTDPLLAGGEVERMYLDLVRDVRVHVGIPLAVKLPHFFSAIANVAHQLDLAGADGLVLFNRFYQPDIDLEQLEVVPNLTLSNPGELRLRLRWVAILYGHVKADLAVTGGVHEATDVLKAMMAGASIAMMASALLRHGVEHLRIVERDLRAWMEAHEYVSIRQMRGSMSHQHCAEPAAFERANYLKVLRSYAMHPGRTH, encoded by the coding sequence ATGATCGACCTCTCGACCTCCTACCTGGGCTTCGAGCTGCGCTCGCCGCTCGTCCTGTCGGCGTCGCCGCTCTCGGAGGACCTCGACAGCATTCGCCGCGCCGAGGACGCGGGCGTCGCGGCCGTCGTCCTCCACTCGCTGTTCGAGGAGCAGCTCGCGATCGAGAGCCACGACTTCGACCACCACCTCTCGCACCACGCCTACAGCGTCGCCGAGGCGCTCACGTACTTCCCGGAGCCGGGCGCGTTCGCCCGCGGCCCGGACGCCTACCTGGAGCACATCCGGCGCGTGAAGGCGGCGGTCGACGTTCCGGTCGTGGCGAGCCTGAACGGCGTCTCCTCCGGCGGATGGGTCGAGTTCTCGCGCGCCATCGAGCAGGCCGGAGCCGATGCGCTCGAGCTCAACTGCTACTTCGTCCCGACGGACCCACTCCTCGCCGGCGGCGAGGTCGAGCGGATGTACCTGGATCTCGTGCGCGACGTGCGCGTTCACGTCGGCATCCCGCTCGCCGTGAAGCTCCCGCACTTCTTCAGCGCCATCGCGAACGTCGCGCACCAGCTCGATCTCGCGGGCGCCGACGGCCTGGTGCTGTTCAATCGCTTCTACCAGCCCGACATCGACCTCGAGCAGCTCGAGGTGGTGCCGAACCTGACCCTGTCGAATCCGGGTGAGCTGCGCCTGCGGCTGCGCTGGGTCGCGATCCTCTACGGCCACGTGAAGGCCGACCTCGCGGTCACGGGTGGCGTGCACGAAGCGACGGACGTATTGAAGGCCATGATGGCCGGCGCGTCGATCGCCATGATGGCCTCCGCCCTGCTCCGGCACGGGGTCGAGCACCTGCGGATCGTCGAGCGCGATCTGCGGGCGTGGATGGAGGCGCACGAGTACGTGTCGATCCGGCAGATGCGCGGCAGCATGAGCCATCAGCACTGTGCCGAGCCCGCGGCCTTCGAGCGGGCGAACTACCTGAAGGTGTTGCGCTCGTACGCCATGCACCCGGGCCGTACGCACTAG
- the nifJ gene encoding pyruvate:ferredoxin (flavodoxin) oxidoreductase, with product MEDGTRWTTIDGNEAVARIAYLASEVIAIYPITPSSTMGELADQWASEGRPNLWGVAPRVVELQSEAGAAGTLHGALLGGALGTTFTASQGLLLMIPNMYKIAGELTPTVLHVAARAVATQALSIFGDHSDVMATRATGFAMLASSSVQEAMDLALVAHAATLAARVPFVHFFDGFRTSHEVAKIAPLDVEDVRALVDDALVRAHRARALSPAHPTIRGTAQNPDVFFQGREAVNPYYLACPALVEDAMAALAARTGRRYGLFDYAGAPDAERVVVLMGSGAETASETVHGLAQRGEKVGAVTVRLYRPFSVRHFLDVLPPTVRRIAVLDRTKEPGSIGEPLYLDVCAAVAEDDRPIRVVGGRYGLGSKEFTPAMVKAVLDELDTAQPKRGFTVGITDDVTHTSLAFDPAFDLETPDTVRAVFYGLGSDGTVSANKSTIKIIGEETDRFAQGYFVYDSKKSGSTTVSHLRFGPRPIRAPYLVSQANFIGVHQFSFLERLDVLATALPDATVLLNSPYGPTAVWDRLPREVQHTILERHLRLFVIDGDRVAADAGMGGRVNTVMQTCFLALAGVLPQDEAVAAIKRSIEKTYGRRGEGIVRKNWAAVDSALAALHEVSIPAAVTSEVQRRPPVASDAPAFVRDVTATLLAGDGDRLPVSALPTDGTWPTGTAQWERRQIADAVPVWDTELCIQCGKCVLVCPHAVIRANVYGDGALATSPAGWKSAPARWRERAGEHYTLQVSPDDCTGCALCVEACPVKDKTQTRRRAINMTPVAEVREDEQRRWEFFRTIAEVDRRPLLLHQVKDVQLLQPLFEFSGACAGCGETPYLKLVSQLVGDHALIANATGCSSIYGGNLPTTPWTVNAEGRGPAWANSLFEDNAEFGFGLRLAVDQQAALARTLLVGLAPRLGDTLVTPLLDADQTSDEGRRAQRARVAALRERLRAIDDPAARALDAVAEALVRTTVWIVGGDGWAYDIGFGGLDHVLASGADVNVLVLDTEVYSNTGGQMSKATPRGAVAKFAAAGKAAPKKDLALLMTTYGTIYVATVAMGADDNHTLRAIREAESYRGPSLVVAYSHCIAHGYDLVHGLAQQAAAVRSGAWSLFRYDPRRRAAGENPFQLDAKAPSIPLRQFAYNETRYTMLAHTNPEAARAALAEAEAEAKRRWRLYERLATAPEGGA from the coding sequence CGCGCATCGCCTACCTCGCGAGCGAGGTCATCGCGATCTATCCGATCACGCCGTCGTCCACGATGGGCGAGCTGGCCGACCAGTGGGCGAGCGAGGGACGGCCGAACCTGTGGGGCGTCGCGCCGCGCGTCGTCGAGCTGCAGAGCGAGGCCGGCGCCGCCGGCACGCTGCACGGCGCGCTGCTGGGTGGCGCGCTCGGTACCACGTTCACCGCCTCGCAGGGCCTGCTCCTCATGATCCCCAACATGTACAAGATCGCCGGCGAGCTCACGCCGACGGTCCTCCACGTCGCCGCGCGCGCCGTCGCGACGCAGGCGCTCTCCATCTTCGGGGATCACAGCGACGTGATGGCGACGCGCGCGACCGGATTCGCGATGCTCGCCTCGAGCTCGGTGCAGGAGGCGATGGACCTGGCGCTGGTCGCCCACGCGGCGACGCTCGCCGCCCGAGTGCCGTTCGTCCACTTCTTCGACGGCTTCCGCACCTCGCACGAGGTCGCGAAGATCGCACCCCTCGACGTGGAGGACGTCCGCGCGCTCGTCGACGACGCGCTCGTGCGGGCCCACCGGGCGCGGGCGCTGTCGCCCGCCCACCCCACGATCCGTGGCACCGCGCAGAACCCCGACGTCTTCTTCCAGGGGCGCGAGGCCGTGAACCCCTACTACCTCGCCTGTCCGGCCCTGGTCGAGGACGCGATGGCGGCGCTCGCCGCGCGCACGGGCCGCCGCTACGGGCTCTTCGACTACGCGGGCGCACCCGACGCCGAGCGCGTGGTCGTGCTCATGGGATCGGGCGCCGAAACCGCGTCGGAGACCGTGCACGGCCTCGCTCAGCGCGGCGAGAAGGTGGGCGCGGTCACGGTCCGTCTCTACCGGCCGTTCTCGGTCCGGCACTTCCTCGACGTGTTGCCGCCGACGGTGCGGCGGATCGCCGTCCTCGACCGGACCAAGGAGCCGGGATCCATCGGCGAGCCGCTCTACCTCGACGTGTGCGCTGCGGTCGCCGAGGACGACCGGCCCATCCGCGTGGTCGGCGGGCGCTACGGCCTCGGCTCGAAGGAGTTCACGCCGGCGATGGTGAAGGCGGTCCTCGACGAGCTCGACACGGCGCAGCCGAAGCGCGGCTTCACGGTGGGCATCACCGACGACGTGACCCACACGAGCCTCGCGTTCGACCCGGCGTTCGATCTCGAGACCCCCGACACGGTGCGCGCCGTCTTCTACGGCCTCGGATCCGACGGCACCGTCAGCGCGAACAAGAGCACGATCAAGATCATCGGCGAAGAAACCGACCGCTTCGCGCAGGGCTACTTCGTATACGACTCCAAGAAGTCGGGCTCGACGACCGTGTCGCACCTGCGTTTCGGCCCGCGTCCCATTCGTGCCCCCTATCTCGTCTCGCAGGCGAACTTCATCGGCGTCCATCAGTTCTCGTTCCTCGAGCGGCTCGACGTGCTCGCGACCGCCCTGCCGGACGCCACCGTGCTGCTGAACAGCCCGTATGGTCCCACCGCCGTGTGGGATCGCCTCCCACGGGAGGTCCAGCACACGATTCTCGAGCGGCATCTGCGTCTGTTCGTCATCGACGGCGACCGCGTCGCCGCCGACGCCGGGATGGGCGGCCGGGTCAACACCGTGATGCAGACTTGCTTCCTCGCGCTGGCGGGCGTGCTGCCGCAGGACGAGGCCGTCGCCGCCATCAAGCGTTCCATCGAGAAGACCTACGGGCGGCGCGGCGAGGGGATCGTGCGGAAGAACTGGGCTGCCGTCGACAGCGCGCTCGCCGCCCTGCACGAGGTGAGCATCCCTGCGGCCGTGACGAGCGAGGTACAGCGCCGTCCGCCGGTCGCGTCAGATGCGCCGGCCTTCGTGCGCGACGTGACCGCGACGCTGCTCGCCGGCGACGGCGATCGGCTCCCAGTGAGCGCGCTGCCCACCGACGGCACCTGGCCGACCGGCACGGCACAGTGGGAGCGGCGTCAGATCGCCGATGCGGTCCCGGTGTGGGACACCGAGCTGTGCATCCAGTGCGGCAAGTGCGTGCTCGTCTGTCCGCATGCCGTGATCCGCGCCAACGTCTACGGCGATGGCGCGCTCGCGACCTCGCCGGCCGGCTGGAAGTCGGCGCCCGCGCGCTGGCGCGAGCGCGCGGGCGAGCACTACACGCTCCAGGTCTCGCCGGACGACTGCACCGGCTGCGCCCTGTGCGTCGAGGCGTGCCCGGTGAAGGACAAGACCCAGACGCGCCGCCGGGCGATCAACATGACGCCGGTCGCCGAGGTGCGCGAAGACGAACAGCGGCGCTGGGAGTTCTTCCGGACGATCGCCGAGGTCGACCGCCGCCCCCTGCTGCTCCACCAGGTGAAGGACGTTCAGCTCCTGCAGCCGCTCTTCGAGTTCTCGGGCGCGTGCGCGGGATGCGGCGAGACGCCGTACCTGAAGCTGGTCTCGCAGCTCGTCGGCGATCATGCGCTGATCGCGAACGCCACGGGATGCTCGTCGATCTACGGCGGCAACCTGCCGACGACGCCCTGGACGGTGAATGCCGAAGGGCGCGGGCCGGCCTGGGCGAACTCGCTGTTCGAGGACAATGCCGAATTCGGCTTCGGGCTGCGGCTCGCCGTGGACCAACAAGCGGCGCTCGCGCGCACCCTGCTGGTCGGCCTCGCGCCGCGCCTCGGCGACACGCTCGTCACGCCGCTCCTCGACGCCGACCAGACGAGCGACGAGGGCCGCCGCGCGCAGCGCGCGCGCGTGGCGGCGCTGCGCGAACGGCTGCGGGCGATCGACGACCCCGCCGCCCGGGCGCTCGACGCGGTGGCCGAGGCGCTCGTGCGTACGACCGTGTGGATCGTCGGGGGCGACGGATGGGCGTACGACATCGGCTTCGGTGGGCTCGACCACGTGCTCGCCTCGGGGGCCGACGTGAACGTCCTGGTGCTCGACACCGAGGTCTACTCGAACACCGGCGGGCAGATGTCGAAGGCGACGCCGCGCGGAGCGGTCGCGAAGTTCGCCGCCGCCGGCAAGGCGGCGCCGAAGAAGGACCTGGCGCTGCTCATGACGACCTACGGCACCATCTACGTGGCCACGGTCGCGATGGGAGCGGACGACAATCACACGCTGCGCGCCATCCGCGAAGCCGAGTCGTATCGCGGTCCTTCGCTCGTCGTCGCGTACAGCCACTGCATCGCGCACGGCTACGACCTCGTCCACGGCCTCGCGCAGCAGGCCGCGGCGGTGCGCTCGGGCGCCTGGTCGCTGTTCCGCTACGACCCCCGCCGTCGGGCCGCCGGGGAGAATCCCTTCCAGCTCGACGCGAAGGCGCCGTCGATCCCGCTGCGGCAGTTCGCCTACAACGAGACCCGCTACACCATGCTCGCCCACACGAATCCCGAGGCGGCGCGGGCCGCCCTCGCGGAGGCCGAGGCGGAGGCGAAGCGACGCTGGCGGCTCTACGAACGTCTGGCGACCGCCCCGGAGGGTGGCGCATGA
- a CDS encoding SDR family oxidoreductase has translation MAWLQGFRDKVVLVTGASSGIGRATAVAFAAAGARVGLVARRRALLDDVAADVARNGGTALAAPADVTQPAAVAAAFDTVARAWGPIDVVVNNAGILIPSLVTDLAPADLDAMLRVNLFGALFVMQEAVRRMREGRGGTIVNVASLAGRRGYSPLGGYCATKFALVGITEALRGELHGEPIHVALVLPGVVETPMVEQVSHDQEFLDLWPSALNMPPSWVVWAVFAAARFGLVEVSVPPGAATLEKLAALAPGVGDTIVEWAKTAAHWMAGQTRGA, from the coding sequence GTGGCGTGGCTGCAAGGCTTTCGAGACAAGGTCGTTCTGGTGACAGGGGCGTCGAGCGGCATCGGCCGCGCGACGGCGGTGGCGTTCGCCGCAGCGGGAGCCCGGGTGGGGCTCGTCGCCAGGCGGCGCGCGTTGCTCGACGACGTCGCCGCGGACGTCGCGCGAAACGGCGGCACCGCCCTCGCGGCCCCCGCCGACGTCACGCAGCCCGCCGCGGTCGCCGCCGCGTTCGACACGGTGGCGCGCGCCTGGGGACCGATCGACGTGGTCGTGAACAACGCCGGCATCCTGATCCCGTCGCTGGTGACCGACCTCGCGCCCGCCGATCTCGACGCGATGCTGCGCGTGAACCTCTTCGGTGCCCTCTTCGTCATGCAGGAGGCCGTGCGCCGCATGCGGGAGGGGCGCGGCGGCACGATCGTCAACGTGGCGTCGCTGGCGGGCCGGCGCGGCTACTCGCCACTCGGCGGCTACTGCGCGACGAAGTTCGCGCTGGTCGGCATCACCGAAGCGCTGCGCGGCGAGCTGCACGGCGAGCCGATCCACGTGGCGCTCGTCCTCCCAGGCGTGGTCGAGACGCCGATGGTCGAGCAGGTGTCGCACGACCAGGAGTTCCTCGACCTCTGGCCGAGCGCGCTCAACATGCCGCCGTCGTGGGTCGTGTGGGCGGTGTTCGCCGCCGCGCGCTTCGGGCTGGTAGAGGTGTCCGTTCCACCGGGCGCCGCGACGCTCGAGAAGCTCGCCGCGCTCGCGCCCGGCGTTGGTGATACGATCGTGGAGTGGGCCAAGACCGCGGCCCATTGGATGGCGGGCCAGACCCGCGGAGCATGA
- a CDS encoding dienelactone hydrolase family protein: protein MSYDPFDRGPSPVGVRTLHFSDPARGGRPLPLEVWYPATDAHRGADLEVSSQDSYEVLPGFPAVTQEAVRDAAPRPGSYPLVMFSHGFGGHRRQSTFLCTHLASHGYVVAACDHTGNTLLDVAQLTLMTRSGTPIPDTDEIVGEFIAARPADVVTVIDQLVDGAAPELRALIDAQRIGMMGHSFGGWTTLAVTSRDHRIRAALPLAPAGGASWMPVELLRAALDFEWGREVPTLFLVADRDTLLPLDGMHELLARTPSQRKRMVVIENTDHMHFCDRAAEVHEMFRMMPPPGAFEEAARRVPPISELSPPEHSYLCIRGLGLAHMDATLKAHEGAAQLLEGDVPGALARRGVRVAVH, encoded by the coding sequence GTGAGCTACGACCCGTTCGATCGCGGCCCCTCGCCCGTGGGCGTGCGCACCCTCCATTTCAGCGACCCCGCGCGAGGAGGGCGGCCGCTGCCCCTCGAGGTGTGGTACCCCGCGACCGACGCGCACCGCGGTGCGGATCTCGAGGTCTCGTCGCAGGACAGCTACGAGGTGCTTCCCGGTTTCCCCGCCGTCACGCAGGAGGCCGTGCGTGACGCAGCGCCGCGTCCGGGGTCGTACCCGCTCGTCATGTTCTCGCACGGGTTCGGCGGGCACCGGCGCCAGAGCACGTTCCTCTGCACGCACCTCGCCAGCCACGGCTATGTCGTCGCCGCCTGCGATCACACCGGCAACACGCTCCTCGATGTCGCGCAGCTGACGCTGATGACGCGATCGGGTACGCCGATCCCCGACACCGACGAGATAGTCGGCGAGTTCATCGCGGCGCGCCCCGCCGACGTCGTGACCGTGATCGATCAGCTCGTGGACGGCGCCGCGCCGGAGCTCCGCGCGCTCATCGACGCCCAGCGCATCGGCATGATGGGCCACAGCTTCGGCGGCTGGACGACGCTCGCCGTCACCTCGCGGGACCATCGCATCCGCGCCGCGCTGCCGCTCGCGCCCGCGGGCGGGGCGAGCTGGATGCCGGTGGAGCTGCTGCGCGCCGCGCTCGACTTCGAGTGGGGCCGCGAGGTGCCGACGCTCTTCCTGGTCGCCGACCGCGACACGCTCCTGCCGCTGGACGGCATGCACGAGCTGCTCGCGCGTACGCCCTCGCAGCGCAAGCGCATGGTCGTCATCGAGAACACCGACCACATGCACTTCTGCGATCGGGCGGCCGAGGTGCACGAGATGTTCCGCATGATGCCCCCACCCGGCGCCTTCGAAGAGGCCGCCCGCCGCGTGCCGCCGATCAGCGAGCTCTCCCCGCCCGAGCACTCCTACCTGTGCATCCGCGGTCTCGGCCTCGCGCACATGGACGCGACGCTGAAGGCGCACGAGGGCGCCGCCCAGCTCCTCGAAGGCGACGTCCCCGGCGCGCTCGCCCGGCGCGGCGTCCGCGTCGCCGTGCACTGA
- a CDS encoding adenylate cyclase regulatory domain-containing protein yields the protein MKPSEKWGRLAEALLGAPAFTVAEVAQEAGVDRARAERLWRALGFPPADDDERVFTRSDVEVLRAAHALVAMQGTDPVELIQLTRVIGQSLARVADAQVTASAERLARLRSAPTSSDGTVAELVDRIEALAPSLEQFLGYVWRRHLVAALRRLSAQPSAADRTLTVGFADLVGFTAMSQALDAGELAAMVDRFEAVAYEHIPSRGGRIVKMIGDEVMFAVDEGPFAADIGIALVEAHARDATLPECRVGLATGPTLAWEGDLFGPTVNLASRLVNLARPGTVLLSDDLGEGLQDDPRFELRHLRPVGLHGIGRVRPWVLRRARV from the coding sequence GTGAAGCCCTCCGAGAAGTGGGGACGGCTCGCCGAGGCGCTGCTCGGCGCGCCGGCGTTCACTGTGGCGGAGGTCGCCCAGGAGGCCGGCGTCGACCGGGCGCGGGCCGAGCGCCTGTGGCGCGCGCTCGGCTTTCCGCCGGCGGACGACGACGAGCGCGTGTTCACGCGCTCGGACGTCGAGGTCCTGCGCGCCGCCCATGCGCTCGTCGCGATGCAGGGAACCGATCCGGTCGAGCTGATCCAGTTGACGCGCGTCATCGGGCAGTCGCTCGCCCGCGTCGCCGACGCCCAGGTGACGGCGAGCGCCGAGCGACTCGCGCGGCTGCGCAGCGCGCCGACGTCGAGCGATGGCACCGTCGCCGAGCTCGTCGACCGCATCGAGGCGCTGGCGCCGAGCCTCGAGCAGTTCCTCGGCTACGTGTGGCGACGGCACCTGGTGGCGGCGCTGCGGCGCCTGTCGGCGCAGCCGTCCGCGGCCGATCGGACGCTCACGGTGGGCTTCGCCGATCTGGTCGGCTTCACGGCCATGAGCCAGGCGCTCGACGCCGGCGAGCTGGCGGCGATGGTCGATCGCTTCGAGGCGGTCGCCTACGAGCACATTCCCTCACGCGGCGGCCGGATCGTGAAGATGATCGGCGACGAGGTGATGTTCGCCGTCGACGAGGGCCCGTTCGCAGCCGACATCGGGATCGCCCTGGTCGAAGCACACGCGCGCGACGCGACGCTGCCCGAGTGCCGCGTCGGGCTCGCCACCGGGCCCACGCTCGCGTGGGAGGGCGATCTCTTCGGACCGACGGTGAATCTGGCGAGTCGCCTCGTGAACCTGGCGCGCCCCGGCACCGTGCTCCTGTCCGACGATCTGGGCGAAGGGTTGCAAGACGATCCCCGCTTCGAGCTGCGCCATCTGCGGCCGGTCGGCCTGCACGGCATCGGTCGCGTGCGTCCCTGGGTGCTGCGCCGCGCACGCGTATAG